One window of Drosophila busckii strain San Diego stock center, stock number 13000-0081.31 chromosome 3L, ASM1175060v1, whole genome shotgun sequence genomic DNA carries:
- the LOC108601028 gene encoding LOW QUALITY PROTEIN: mRNA (2'-O-methyladenosine-N(6)-)-methyltransferase (The sequence of the model RefSeq protein was modified relative to this genomic sequence to represent the inferred CDS: inserted 4 bases in 2 codons): MAANNSNMHNLGTLQVPASVIASTGTVSPMMQPSTSSQSAWDQLTASASNNMSPTPTTAAASTSAAAAAATTAASEGTGHPLSAGSSPVASCSSPSTPTKTHGPPTPDAMAHTPQGPPVGPGGYGEELTAELVNQGWRKFWSKRENRPYYWNKVTGESLWEMPGAPFDPLTDPLGICHGGGSGVGGPTPMTPHQQQHHHLKRRPSDDMHIHPHHQQMQQHIGPPMKKFVLAGPWDLEVCTNAVIVERPPTLLPQPHPEIEAMRAAFTMKLQKTYEDLCMRRENIKAPRDSFNRWLMERKVIDTGCDPLLPSNCMPEISSSMYREIMGDIPIKIIKPKFTGDARKQLSRYAEAAKQIIESRSAPPESKKVVKWNVEDTFQWLRRTVGASYEDFQDRLAHLKRQCEPHLVETVKSSVETLCIKIFHLSAEHARKIRERHLQLLKEHGIPEPTPPPPPPHLKKVWCYPIQFAVPSPRMPAIEYLQDRDHMIIKYTPANINQPDAQYINLTYLQKLEQLYRHNCFDDKKFDLFIGRVWCLLKRYQTFLGNALNSSQEAELTQAALPGPVFECLHRHFGVSFECFASPFNSYFRQYCSAFADTDAYFGSRGPFLEFKPVSGSFQVNPPHCEELLDACLLHIDKLLTDSMEPLSFIVFLPEWKSISKLEESMYKRRSMVVLGMAHEYRHGYQHMMPKSEVLVKCMQGTQVVWLQNSAGYARWGPNENRVEALREAFRPQRDRERERAAVAAAAAGVNSNQQPQQQQQQQQQSPPAITTTSTAATVATTPATPTTANSSSIAAVTSSSVNSIGSPVPTTSXAVLTPLSPQTPTSTPPXKFPLTISNTSSSNLVAASPTMSVQSDCSSPSSSTMSLSPAPASGGYPDGGSTAAAAAVSITATASTSGASSAYGPATSITSTAVINSAV, encoded by the exons AtggcagccaacaacagcaatatgcACAATCTGGGGACGCTGCAGGTGCCGGCTTCTGTGATCGCTTCCACGGGCACTGTGAGTCCCATGATGCAGCCAAGCACGAGTTCGCAAAGTGCCTGGGATCAACTGACGGCGAGTGCATCCAACAATATGTCACCCACGCCGACGACAGCTGCAGCTAGCacatctgcagcagcagctgcagcaacaacagcagcgagcgAAGGCACGGGGCATCCTTTGAGCGCAGGCAGCTCACCGGTGGCCAGCTGCTCGTCGCCCTCGACGCCCACCAAAACACATGGACCGCCCACTCCAGATGCAATGGCACATACGCCTCAAGGACCACCCGTTGGACCGGGTGGTTATGGCGAAGAGTTAACAGCGGAGCTTGTGAATCAGGGATGGCGTAAGTTCTGGTCTAAGCGCGAGAATCGACCGTACTACTGGAACAAGGTTACTGGTGAATCACTGTGGGAAATGCCGGGTGCACCCTTTGATCCGCTTACGGATCCTCTGGGGATTTGTCATGGTGGTGGCAGCGGCGTTGGTGGTCCCACGCCGATGACGccgcaccagcaacagcaccaTCATCTGAAGCGCAGACCGTCGGATGACATGCATATACATCCGCATCatcagcaaatgcagcagcatattGGACCACCAATGAAGAAGTTTGTGCTTGCTGGCCCGTGGGATCTGGAGGTGTGCACCAATGCTGTCATTGTGGAGCGACCGCCTACGCTGTTGCCACAGCCGCATCCAGAGATTGAGGCCATGCGAGCCGCCTTCACCATGAAACTGCAGAAGACATACGAGGATCTGTGCATGCGCAGGGAGAACATCAAGGCGCCGCGGGATTCTTTCAATCGTTGGCTTATGGAACGCAAGGTCATCGACACCGGTTGCGATCCATTGTTGCCTAGTAACTGTATGCCCGAAATCTCCAGCTCCATGTACCGCGAAATAATGGGCGACATACCTATTAAGATAATCAAACCTAAGTTCACTGGAGACGCACGCAAACAACTTTCACGGTATGCCGAGGCGGCCAAGCAAATCATCGAATCGCGCTCAGCGCCGCCCGAGTCAAAGAAAGTGGTCAAGTGGAATGTTGAGGATACGTTTCAATGGCTGAGGCGCACAGTGGGTGCCAGTTACGAGGACTTTCAGGATCGTTTGGCGCATTTGAAGCGTCAGTGTGAGCCGCATTTGGTGGAGACGGTAAAGAGCTCCGTAGAAACATTGTGCATTAAAATCTTTCATCTGTCGGCGGAGCATGCGCGCAAAATCCGTGAACGCCATCTACAATTATTGAAGGAGCACGGCATACCGGAGCCaacgccgccaccaccgcctCCGCATTTGAAGAAGGTCTGGTGCTATCCCATACAGTTCGCAGTGCCGTCGCCACGCATGCCGGCCATTGAGTATCTGCAGGATCGCGATCATATGATCATCAAGTACACGCCCGCTAACATCAATCAGCCGGATGCACAGTACATTAATCTGACCTATCTGCAAAAGCTGGAGCAGCTTTATCGTCACAACTGCTTTGATGACAAAAAGTTCGATCTATTTATCGGTCGTGTATGGTGTCTGTTAAAGCGCTATCAAACCTTTCTAGGCAATGCACTCAACTCTTCACAGGAAGCTGAGCTTACACAGGCAGCTTTACCTGGACCCGTCTTTGAGTGTCTTCATAGGCACTTTGGTGTGAGCTTTGAGTGCTTCGCATCACCATTCAACTCCTATTTCCGGCAATACTGCTCAGCCTTTGCTGACACAGATGCCTACTTCGGCTCTAGGGG ACCGTTTTTGGAATTTAAACCAGTGTCTGGCTCGTTTCAAGTGAATCCGCCGCATTGTGAGGAGCTCTTGGATGCTTGTCTGCTACATATAGACAAGTTGCTAACCGATTCCATGGAGCCCTTAAG CTTTATAGTGTTTTTGCCGGAGTGGAAGAGTATTTCCAAGCTGGAGGAAAGCATGTACAAGCGGCGCTCCATGGTGGTACTGGGTATGGCACATGAATACCGGCATGGCTATCAACATATGATGCCGAA AAGTGAAGTGTTGGTCAAGTGCATGCAAGGCACACAAGTTGTTTGGCTCCAGAACAGCGCTGGCTATGCGCGTTGGGGTCCCAATGAAAATCGTGTGGAAGCCTTGCGTGAAGCATTCAGACCTCAGCGAGATCGAGAGCGTGAGcgtgcagctgttgctgcagctgcagctggcgtaaacagcaaccaacagccacaacaacaacagcagcaacagcaacagtcgccgccagcaataacaactacatcaacagcagcaacagttgctacaACGCCTGCCACACCTACTACTgccaatagcagcagcattgcagCTGTCACCAGCTCCAGCGTCAATAGCATTGGCAGTCCGGTGCCCACAACGTC TGCCGTGCTAACTCCACTGTCGCCGCAAACGCCCACTAGCACACCCCC CAAGTTTCCGCTAACCATCAGTaatacgagcagcagcaatttggtTGCCGCCTCGCCTACCATGAGCGTGCAAAGCGATTGCTCATCGCCTTCATCATCCACCATGTCACTGTCGCCGGCACCCGCCTCGGGTGGCTATCCGGATGGTGGatctacagcagcagcggcagctgttaGTATAACGGCCACTGCAAGCACATCGGGTGCCTCTTCAGCTTATGGTCCTGCCACCAGCATAACCAGCACGGCGGTTATCAATTCAGCTGTCTAG
- the LOC108599234 gene encoding homeobox protein SIX3, producing the protein MFERNMDSTNLSVSINGDLDSTSSAGTSSDHSASAVHQDNLSSPMAYGSLFLPNAGYRGNISCKTVLDKFPHYETTEKDLIERRFQDITNDYDKSPPPTAATTPTHYPSLNSIIFENGNGSLGDLNGNIKTDALCAGLQRGAVSLASTGGSSGGHLISNLTAAHNMSAVGSFPIDAKMLQFSTDQIQCMCEALQQKGDIEKLTNFLCSLPASEFFKTNESVLRARAMVAYNLGQFHELYNLLETHCFSIKYHVDLQNLWFKAHYKEAEKVRGRPLGAVDKYRLRKKYPLPKTIWDGEETVYCFKEKSRNALKDCYLTNRYPTPDEKKTLAKKTGLTLTQVSNWFKNRRQRDRTPQQRPDIMLPVGQLDANGFPRMFNAPSYYPETIFNGQ; encoded by the exons ATGTTCGAAAGAAATATGGATAGCACAAACCTGTCCGTATCTATAAATGGTGATTTAGATTCCACTAGTTCCGCCGGCACTTCCTCGGATCATTCAGCTTCGGCTGTGCATCAGGATAATCTTAGCTCACCCATGGCTTACGGCTCGCTCTTTTTGCCAAATGCTG GCTATCGTGGCAATATATCCTGTAAAACAGTTTTAGACAAGTTTCCTCACTACGAGACAACAGAGAAGGATTTGATTGAGCGTCGTTTTCAGGATATTACAAACGATTATGACAAATCTCCGCCACCCACAGCGGCCACAACGCCCACACACTATCCTTCATTGAACAGCATTATCTTCGAGAACGGCAACGGTAGCTTGGGCGATCTTAATGGCAATATCAAAACAGATGCACTCTGTGCGGGATTACAACGTGGTGCCGTCTCCTTAGCTAGCACTGGTGGTTCCAGTGGTGGTCATCTCATATCAAATTTAACCGCCGCTCACAATATGTCCGCCGTGGGTAGTTTTCCTATTGATGCCAAAATGCTGCAGTTTTCTACAGATCAA ATCCAATGCATGTGCGAGGCACTGCAGCAAAAGGGTGACATTGAAAAGCTCACCAACTTTCTCTGCAGCCTGCCAGCCAGCGAATTCTTCAAAACCAATGAAAGTGTGCTGCGCGCACGAGCCATGGTCGCCTATAATCTGGGACAGTTTCACGAGCTCTATAATTTGCTGGAAACTCATTGTTTCTCAATAAAGTATCATGTGGATCTGCAGAATCTGTGGTTCAAGGCACACTATAAGGAAGCGGAGAAGGTGCGCGGTCGGCCCTTGGGCGCTGTGGATAAGTATCGCTTGCGTAAGAAGTATCCACTGCCAAAAACCATCTGGGATGGTGAGGAGACAGTATATTGCTTTAAGGAAAAGTCACGCAATGCGCTTAAGGATTGCTATCTGACTAATCGCTATCCAACGCCagatgaaaaaaaaacgctgGCCAAAAAGACTGGCCTTACATTAACTCAAGTCTCCAATTGGTTTAAGAATCGCCGCCAAAGAGATCGCACTCCGCAGCAAAGACC TGATATAATGCTGCCTGTGGGACAATTGGATGCTAATGGTTTCCCGCGTATGTTCAACGCCCCTAGCTATTATCCTGAAACCATTTTCAATGGTCAGTAG
- the LOC108599105 gene encoding uncharacterized protein LOC108599105, with translation MSDSVENDSSHSQSQLIEVRVNHVGVTAKLQSPLKNLLPQLSSSTDTEFFQKPKAQYNLFENEVMADTSITTTTAMSSPRGPLYEMHAEPEKHLPKLNRIEFQRYNKSKRPRLPVPPRTRPSKSKHSGSKSKTYDVKYKREQRVGFLDRIVASLDNMCKCQPQKAHSIIDDLPEPQWNKEAATRHTCIGIYPFEHGCADYLSTTDTHPKINAIVLADRATTYATHFWAEFFGLMHIGVAFVVAFVLQSYRFILYSLINTLIVGLLHMTSDYLIKPTLTVIFNGYLQPPMIFVYNIMCSLRDILEPLAETLHDFMRPLATLGGSIRLIHVNYRNVRRLAKDA, from the coding sequence ATGTCTGACTCTGTAGAGAACGATTCATCACATTCTCAATCCCAGTTGATTGAGGTAAGGGTAAATCATGTGGGTGTCACAGCCAAACTGCAATCGCCTTTAAAGAATTTGCTGCCGCAGTTAAGCAGCTCAACCGATACGGAGTTCTTCCAGAAGCCAAAAGCACAGTATAATCTTTTTGAAAACGAAGTAATGGCGGACACTTCgataactacaacaacagcgatGTCCAGTCCGCGGGGTCCGCTGTATGAGATGCATGCGGAGCCGGAGAAGCATCTGCCAAAGCTGAATCGCATAGAGTTCCAGCGctacaacaaaagtaaacgCCCAAGGCTACCGGTGCCGCCGCGCACTCGTCCaagtaaaagcaaacataGCGGTAGTAAATCCAAGACGTATGACGTAAAATATAAGAGGGAGCAACGAGTGGGTTTCTTGGATCGCATAGTTGCTTCATTGGACAACATGTGCAAATGCCAGCCGCAAAAGGCGCACAGCATCATTGACGATCTGCCGGAGCCGCAATGGAATAAGGAAGCTGCCACACGTCATACTTGCATTGGCATTTATCCTTTCGAGCATGGATGCGCGGATTACTTGAGCACTACGGATACGCATCCGAAGATCAATGCCATTGTGCTGGCGGATCGTGCTACCACCTATGCCACGCACTTCTGGGCCGAGTTCTTTGGCCTGATGCACATAGGAGTTGCATTCGTTGTAGCTTTTGTCTTGCAGAGCTATCGCTTCATACTCTATTCGTTGATCAACACGCTTATCGTGGGACTGCTGCACATGACCTCGGACTACTTGATCAAGCCCACCTTGACCGTTATCTTCAATGGCTACTTGCAACCGCCCAtgatatttgtatataatatcaTGTGCTCCTTGCGTGACATTCTTGAGCCACTGGCAGAAACTCTGCATGACTTTATGAGACCGCTGGCCACGCTGGGAGGCAGCATACGCTTGATTCATGTCAACTATAGGAATGTACGTCGCCTAGCTAAGGATGCATGA
- the LOC108599022 gene encoding peroxisomal membrane protein PEX14, protein MSNSNTDTGDTTVLATTNLSTVQDYNPISNEGEPVEPRESLITTAVSFLQNTKVRHTTLIQKQQFLRSKGLTSHEIQLACERAGVFSHDPNTIINIGSQLAVQHQQTAFGRLRELLYTTTLLSGVVYAVYLFWRKYIAPFLFGTPKKKSVDKALEDIDKKVETSTQALNAEISAVKDLITVQQKEQAQQMNREFSNFRSDLDAIKGLLLNRKQFASPVAPSTVPSIPAWQLASSPHRHRHSHTSQSDDNDKADDAGSGSGSSETEVVTKNSDSSLEIM, encoded by the exons ATGTCCAATAGCAATACGGACACCGGAGACACGACTGTTCTGGCGACAACAAACTTGTCGACGGTACAGGATTATAACCCAATTTCCAATGAAGGGGAGCCCGTTGAGCCTAGAGAATCGCTG ATAACCACAGCAGTGAGCTTTTTACAAAACACCAAAGTACGCCACACTACACTTATCCAAAAGCAGCAGTTTCTGCGGTCCAAAGGTCTAACTTCACATGAAATACAACTAGCCTGTGAGCGTGCAGGCGTCTTTAGTCATGATCCAAATACCATTATCAACATTGGATCACAACTGGCAGTGCAGCATCAGCAAACCGCTTTCGGCAGATTGCGTGAGCTGCTCTACACAACAACGCTTCTCAGCGGTGTAGTCTATGCAGTTTATCTATTTTGGCGG AAATACATTGCGCCCTTTCTCTTTGGAACACCCAAGAAGAAAAGCGTTGATAAGGCTTTAGAGGATATTGACAAAAAGGTGGAGACGAGCACGCAGGCTCTGAATGCAGAAATATCAGCCGTAAAGGATTTGATTACAGTACAGCAAAAGGAGCAGGCGCAGCAAATGAATCGAGAGTTTAGCAACTTTCGTAGTGATTTGGATGCCATCAAAGGCTTATTGTTGAATCGTAAACAGTTCGCATCGCCCGTAGCCCCTTCTACCGTGCCCTCCATTCCAGCCTGGCAATTGGCTAGCTCCCCACATCGCCATCGCCACAGCCACACTAGTCAGTCAGATGATAATGACAAAGCCGACGATGCCGGTTCCGGCTCAGGCTCCTCTGAGACCGAGGTAGTGACTAAGAACAGTGACTCTAGCTTAGAAATTATGTAA
- the LOC108598783 gene encoding hydroxyacylglutathione hydrolase, mitochondrial isoform X2 has protein sequence MFSSVWKSVATNIETQLTSYYFRVQKIRKVGFRGMHSTLEDVMVGGMEVKILPALQDNYMYLIVDNKTREAAVVDPVDPDLVIKTVQEHNVKLNKVLTTHHHWDHAGGNEKLVKMWTGELDVYGGDDRIGAMNHKVQQDDSFTIGGLNVRCLSTPCHTTGHICYHVTSADGQGPGAVFTGDTLFQGGCGRFFEGTPEEMYDALCAKLSALPDDTKVFCGHEYTLQNMSFARHVEPDSKIIQNRIEWAKLRRAAKDPTVPSTIGEEKSWNPFMRVHESIVQQHAGGETNPIDTMGKLRKEKDNFKA, from the exons ATGTTTTCGTCAGTTTGGAAAAGTGTGGCGACCAACATTGAAACTCAATTGACTTCTTATTACTTTCGAG TACAAAAGATTCGAAAAGTTGGATTTAGAGGAATGCATAGCACACTGGAGGATGTCATGGTGGGCGGCATGGAGGTGAAGATTTTGCCGGCTTTGCAGGACAATTACATGTATTTGATTGTGGACAATAAAACGCGAGAAGCAGCTGTTGTGGATCCCGTGGATCCAGATTTGGTTATAAAGACCGTGCAGGAGCATAATGTCAAACTGAACAAAGTGCTGACCACACATCATCACTGGGATCATGCTGGTGGCAACGAGAAGCTTGTCAAAATGTGGACTGGTGAGTTGGACGTTTACGGTGGAGATGATAGAATTGGCGCCATGAATCATAAAGTGCAACAGGACGACTCTTTCACTATTGGTGGCCTTAATGTGCGCTGCTTGTCCACACCATGCCACACAACTGGCCATATTTGTTATCATGTTACATCAGCTGATGGTCAAGGTCCTGGAGCTGTGTTCACTGGCGACACGCTCTTTCAAGGCGGTTGTGGTCGTTTCTTTGAGGGCACACCCGAGGAAATGTATGATGCATTGTGTGCCAAGCTGTCTGCATTGCCCGACGACACAAAGGTCTTTTGTGGACATGAATATACTTTGCAAAACATGAGCTTTGCACGCCATGTGGAGCCCGATAGCAAGATTATTCAGAATCGCATTGAGTGGGCCAAGCTTCGTCGCGCAGCCAAGGATCCTACCGTACCCTCCACCATTGGCGAGGAGAAATCTTGGAATCCGTTTATGCGCGTGCATGAAAGCATTGTTCAGCAGCACGCCGGTGGAGAGACTAATCCTATTGATACCATGGGAAAGCTGCGCAAGGAAAAGGATAATTTTAAAGCCTAA
- the LOC108598783 gene encoding hydroxyacylglutathione hydrolase, mitochondrial isoform X1, giving the protein MFSSVWKSVATNIETQLTSYYFRGAIWPNYRVAVVASAVPGVGSVKRCLVQVCRVHLQKIRKVGFRGMHSTLEDVMVGGMEVKILPALQDNYMYLIVDNKTREAAVVDPVDPDLVIKTVQEHNVKLNKVLTTHHHWDHAGGNEKLVKMWTGELDVYGGDDRIGAMNHKVQQDDSFTIGGLNVRCLSTPCHTTGHICYHVTSADGQGPGAVFTGDTLFQGGCGRFFEGTPEEMYDALCAKLSALPDDTKVFCGHEYTLQNMSFARHVEPDSKIIQNRIEWAKLRRAAKDPTVPSTIGEEKSWNPFMRVHESIVQQHAGGETNPIDTMGKLRKEKDNFKA; this is encoded by the exons ATGTTTTCGTCAGTTTGGAAAAGTGTGGCGACCAACATTGAAACTCAATTGACTTCTTATTACTTTCGAGGTGCGATTTGGCCAAATTATCgcgttgcagttgttgcatcTGCTGTGCCTGGTGTGGGATCCGTTAAACGTTGTCTGGTGCAAGTCTGTCGCGTCCATT TACAAAAGATTCGAAAAGTTGGATTTAGAGGAATGCATAGCACACTGGAGGATGTCATGGTGGGCGGCATGGAGGTGAAGATTTTGCCGGCTTTGCAGGACAATTACATGTATTTGATTGTGGACAATAAAACGCGAGAAGCAGCTGTTGTGGATCCCGTGGATCCAGATTTGGTTATAAAGACCGTGCAGGAGCATAATGTCAAACTGAACAAAGTGCTGACCACACATCATCACTGGGATCATGCTGGTGGCAACGAGAAGCTTGTCAAAATGTGGACTGGTGAGTTGGACGTTTACGGTGGAGATGATAGAATTGGCGCCATGAATCATAAAGTGCAACAGGACGACTCTTTCACTATTGGTGGCCTTAATGTGCGCTGCTTGTCCACACCATGCCACACAACTGGCCATATTTGTTATCATGTTACATCAGCTGATGGTCAAGGTCCTGGAGCTGTGTTCACTGGCGACACGCTCTTTCAAGGCGGTTGTGGTCGTTTCTTTGAGGGCACACCCGAGGAAATGTATGATGCATTGTGTGCCAAGCTGTCTGCATTGCCCGACGACACAAAGGTCTTTTGTGGACATGAATATACTTTGCAAAACATGAGCTTTGCACGCCATGTGGAGCCCGATAGCAAGATTATTCAGAATCGCATTGAGTGGGCCAAGCTTCGTCGCGCAGCCAAGGATCCTACCGTACCCTCCACCATTGGCGAGGAGAAATCTTGGAATCCGTTTATGCGCGTGCATGAAAGCATTGTTCAGCAGCACGCCGGTGGAGAGACTAATCCTATTGATACCATGGGAAAGCTGCGCAAGGAAAAGGATAATTTTAAAGCCTAA
- the LOC108598929 gene encoding trafficking protein particle complex subunit 12 — protein sequence MTNNPKGLSEYFANDPPSFFDELTNPKPREPQSEPEVNKPKTNMLASTFTGRYQPPEYVETADDAEEPIKVNDEVRNLWPSPAEQGKTGTGAPTHLVMPGLHIANDLPDPIGVAVNQHLGEAELLQRKILGVEDVTQDERGIRQLINAGCFRAAVNLTGRLLTIYGQGYGRSGQPAKHSPHSLQLWFTRLALLAKLGEYELLQAEAEPFGQLNALDVFYEFYPEMYSGKQGSIASFSFRLLLSEMPIYLGKPHLALDNLSKLHVISSEIKQHYEKSRNGNASEFWQRRSERVLHSIINCALMMKKYSMIDDIMGGMLLTRSSLTKEEQRSLYSAWGRIYLQIGDIFGAEQKFAVARRLREINTAPDLRDLVDKGLIAVAKNDFPEAYLIFQKALHLDSGNTMILNNMGVCLLYAGKLKDAINLYERAINLNPQKSLNESLLVNLSTLYELESNNSKVKKLNLLRLINRFKPDLNISVEICLKLQATN from the exons ATGACAAATAATCCGAAAGGTCTCAGTGAATACTTTGCCAACGATCCACCAAGTTTTTTTGATGAGTTGACAAACCCAAAGCCCAGGGAACCGCAGTCCGAGCCAGAAGTGAATAAGCCCAAAACCAACATGTTGGCCAGTACATTTACAGGCAGATATCAGCCGCCCGAGTATGTGGAAACAGCTGATGATGCCGAAGAGCCCATAAAAGTAAATGATGAAGTTCGAAACTTGTGGCCATCGCCTGCTGAGCAGGGGAAAACAGGCACAGGAGCGCCCACACATCTGGTAATGCCCGGATTACATATAGCTAATGATTTG CCGGATCCAATCGGTGTGGCTGTGAATCAACATTTAGGTGAAGCTGAGCTACTTCAACGCAAAATTCTGGGAGTGGAGGATGTGACGCAGGACGAGCGCGGCATACGTCAACTAATTAATGCTGGCTGTTTTAGAGCTGCTGTTAATCTTACTGGCAGATTGTTGACAATCTATGGGCAGGGCTATGGACGCAGTGGACAACCGGCGAAGCACTCGCCACACTCACTGCAATTGTGGTTTACTCGCCTAGCCTTGCTGGCCAAGCTGGGCGAGTATGAGCTGTTACAGGCGGAGGCCGAACCATTTGGCCAACTGAACGCTTTGGATGTTTTCTATGAGTTCTACCCTGAGATGTATTCTGGCAAACAAGGATCCATTGCAAGTTTTTCATTTCGCCTGCTTCTGTCAGAAATGCCCATTTATCTGGGGAAACCACATCTGGCACTGGATAACCTTTCCAAGCTACATGTCATTAGCAGTGAAATAAAGCAGCACTACGAAAAGTCAAGGAATGGAAATGCCTCTGAATTTTGGCAACGACGTTCCGAGCGTGTCCTACACTCCATCATAAACTGTGCCTTAATG ATGAAGAAATACAGCATGATTGATGATATAATGGGCGGTATGTTGCTTACACGTTCTAGTCTTACCAAAGAAGAACAGCGCTCTCTTTATTCCGCTTGGGGTCGCATTTATCTACAAATTGGAGACATATTTGGTGCTGAACAAAAGTTTGCAGTCGCCCGACGTTTGCGAGAAAt TAATACGGCACCCGACCTGCGTGATCTGGTGGATAAGGGTCTAATAGCTGTCGCCAAGAATGACTTTCCCGAGGCTTATTTGATATTTCAAAAGGCGCTGCACTTGGACTCTGGCAATACTATGATACTAAATAATATGGGTGTATGTCTGCTATATGCTGGAAAGCTGAAGGATGCTATTAATCTATACGAGCGAGCCATAAATCTAAACCCTCAAAAGTCATTAAACGAGAGCCTGCTTGTGAATCTGTCCACATTATATGAGCTGGAATCCAACAACTCCAAGGTgaagaaattgaatttgctgcgCTTGATAAACAGATTTAAGCCGGATCTCAATATAAGCGTTGAAATTTGTCTTAAACTGCAGGCAACAAACTAG
- the LOC108598783 gene encoding hydroxyacylglutathione hydrolase, mitochondrial isoform X3, giving the protein MHSTLEDVMVGGMEVKILPALQDNYMYLIVDNKTREAAVVDPVDPDLVIKTVQEHNVKLNKVLTTHHHWDHAGGNEKLVKMWTGELDVYGGDDRIGAMNHKVQQDDSFTIGGLNVRCLSTPCHTTGHICYHVTSADGQGPGAVFTGDTLFQGGCGRFFEGTPEEMYDALCAKLSALPDDTKVFCGHEYTLQNMSFARHVEPDSKIIQNRIEWAKLRRAAKDPTVPSTIGEEKSWNPFMRVHESIVQQHAGGETNPIDTMGKLRKEKDNFKA; this is encoded by the coding sequence ATGCATAGCACACTGGAGGATGTCATGGTGGGCGGCATGGAGGTGAAGATTTTGCCGGCTTTGCAGGACAATTACATGTATTTGATTGTGGACAATAAAACGCGAGAAGCAGCTGTTGTGGATCCCGTGGATCCAGATTTGGTTATAAAGACCGTGCAGGAGCATAATGTCAAACTGAACAAAGTGCTGACCACACATCATCACTGGGATCATGCTGGTGGCAACGAGAAGCTTGTCAAAATGTGGACTGGTGAGTTGGACGTTTACGGTGGAGATGATAGAATTGGCGCCATGAATCATAAAGTGCAACAGGACGACTCTTTCACTATTGGTGGCCTTAATGTGCGCTGCTTGTCCACACCATGCCACACAACTGGCCATATTTGTTATCATGTTACATCAGCTGATGGTCAAGGTCCTGGAGCTGTGTTCACTGGCGACACGCTCTTTCAAGGCGGTTGTGGTCGTTTCTTTGAGGGCACACCCGAGGAAATGTATGATGCATTGTGTGCCAAGCTGTCTGCATTGCCCGACGACACAAAGGTCTTTTGTGGACATGAATATACTTTGCAAAACATGAGCTTTGCACGCCATGTGGAGCCCGATAGCAAGATTATTCAGAATCGCATTGAGTGGGCCAAGCTTCGTCGCGCAGCCAAGGATCCTACCGTACCCTCCACCATTGGCGAGGAGAAATCTTGGAATCCGTTTATGCGCGTGCATGAAAGCATTGTTCAGCAGCACGCCGGTGGAGAGACTAATCCTATTGATACCATGGGAAAGCTGCGCAAGGAAAAGGATAATTTTAAAGCCTAA